One segment of Ricinus communis isolate WT05 ecotype wild-type chromosome 8, ASM1957865v1, whole genome shotgun sequence DNA contains the following:
- the LOC112536583 gene encoding uncharacterized protein LOC112536583: MTSSPTSNSPVEIEWRRDVMERVFKQFDEDSDGKLSAVELIRCLRSCYGIHVDDGEIKRFLFVQEDSKIEICQILQAFDDGEDSFFRSLRNMNSFDLSLPLLGLIFKDMQAKAFNWKSSEEDHVVIDIEQLNVLLPVVPDEYTNISKLRDMFLGLTGQAAVSFVAYAPSTRPLNVLMAANSLAFLLLLLSFWVRGKKLVSAERIMGSLGIGFAVLVFFLMMGMISIPVKIT, translated from the coding sequence ATGACCTCAAGCCCAACCTCAAACTCACCTGTCGAGATTGAATGGAGGAGGGATGTGATGGAGAGGGTGTTCAAACAGTTTGATGAAGACAGTGATGGAAAACTCTCCGCAGTGGAGCTTATCAGGTGCTTGAGAAGCTGCTATGGCATCCATGTCGATGATGGCGAGATCAAAAGGTTCCTTTTCGTCCAAGAAGATAGCAAGATCGAAATTTGCcaaattcttcaagccttTGATGATGGTGAAGACAGTTTCTTTCGAAGTCTTAGAAACATGAACTCGTTTGATCTTTCTCTTCCACTTCtgggtttgatttttaaagatATGCAAGCAAAAGCATTCAACTGGAAAAGCTCTGAGGAGGATCATGTTGTTATAGATATAGAACAACTGAATGTACTGTTGCCTGTAGTTCCTGATGAATATACAAACATTTCAAAGCTAAGAGATATGTTCCTGGGACTCACAGGTCAGGCAGCTGTTTCTTTCGTTGCTTATGCACCCAGTACACGCCCACTGAACGTACTCATGGCTGCTAACTCCCTGGCTTTTCTGCTACTCTTACTTAGCTTCTGGGTTCGCGGCAAGAAGCTGGTGTCTGCCGAGAGAATCATGGGATCACTCGGTATTGGCTTTGCAGTGCTGGTGTTCTTTCTGATGATGGGGATGATTAGTATCCCTGTCAAAATCACGTGA